From a region of the Flavobacterium sediminilitoris genome:
- the pyrF gene encoding orotidine-5'-phosphate decarboxylase, which translates to MTTQQLINQIESKKSFLCIGLDVDLNKIPQHLLETEDPIFEFNKSIIDATHDLCVSYKPNTAFYEAYGIKGWKSLQKTIEYINEKHPEIFTIADAKRGDIGNTSSMYAKAFFEDLDFDSVTVAPYMGKDSVEPFLAFEGKHTIMLALTSNEGAFDFQTLQTEGIHGETKELYKTVLETSKTWKNSENLMYVVGATKAEYFTEIRKIVPDSFLLVPGVGAQGGSLSEVCKYGMNKNIGLLINSSRGIIYASNGVDFAQKARIEALKLQNEMEQILTQ; encoded by the coding sequence ATGACAACACAACAACTAATTAACCAAATTGAGTCTAAAAAATCGTTTTTATGTATTGGACTTGATGTTGATCTGAATAAAATTCCGCAACACCTTTTAGAAACAGAAGATCCTATTTTTGAATTTAATAAATCCATTATTGATGCCACACACGACTTGTGTGTATCTTATAAACCCAATACAGCATTTTATGAAGCGTATGGAATAAAAGGATGGAAATCACTTCAAAAAACAATTGAATATATTAATGAAAAACATCCTGAAATATTTACAATTGCCGATGCAAAACGTGGCGATATAGGAAACACTTCATCAATGTATGCAAAAGCATTTTTTGAAGACCTAGATTTTGATTCGGTTACAGTTGCACCTTATATGGGAAAAGATTCTGTAGAACCATTTTTAGCATTTGAAGGAAAACATACTATTATGTTAGCATTAACATCAAATGAAGGCGCTTTTGATTTTCAAACTCTTCAAACAGAAGGAATCCATGGAGAAACTAAAGAATTATATAAAACCGTTTTAGAAACATCAAAAACATGGAAAAATTCTGAAAATTTAATGTATGTTGTAGGAGCTACCAAAGCAGAATATTTTACTGAAATTAGAAAAATTGTACCAGATAGTTTTCTTTTAGTTCCAGGAGTAGGAGCACAAGGAGGAAGTTTATCAGAAGTTTGTAAATATGGAATGAACAAAAACATAGGATTACTTATCAATTCTTCAAGAGGAATTATATATGCTTCAAATGGTGTTGATTTTGCTCAGAAAGCCAGAATAGAAGCACTGAAATTGCAAAACGAAATGGAGCAAATCCTAACCCAATAA
- a CDS encoding gliding motility lipoprotein GldH, whose product MKYCKHLFFLVFLFLLSCDKDIVYSKFYSDFKENRWLTKEVKSFDFLIKNNESKVNLILHLGHVYDFQFQSVPFNVIIFYPDGKKESTPINLKIKDENGKDLADCSGDICDLYFTIKEKMALQKGKYKVEIKNNFSGDYLPNVLGVGIKVKKQ is encoded by the coding sequence ATGAAATATTGTAAACATTTATTTTTTCTTGTTTTTCTTTTCTTATTATCTTGTGATAAGGATATAGTTTATAGTAAATTTTATTCTGATTTTAAAGAAAATAGATGGTTGACCAAAGAAGTGAAATCATTTGATTTTTTAATTAAAAATAACGAATCTAAAGTAAATTTGATATTACATCTTGGTCATGTTTACGATTTCCAGTTTCAATCGGTTCCATTTAATGTTATTATTTTTTATCCTGATGGTAAGAAAGAATCTACTCCTATTAATTTAAAAATAAAAGATGAAAATGGAAAAGATTTGGCAGATTGTTCAGGTGATATTTGCGATTTGTATTTTACAATCAAAGAAAAAATGGCATTGCAAAAAGGAAAATATAAAGTTGAAATTAAGAATAATTTTAGCGGAGATTACCTTCCCAATGTACTTGGTGTAGGAATTAAAGTAAAAAAACAATAG
- a CDS encoding methylmalonyl-CoA mutase family protein — MEQQQPYIPNNKVRIVTAASLFDGHDAAINIMRRIIQSTGCEVIHLGHDRSVEEVVNTAIQEDANAIAMTSYQGGHTEYLKYMFDLLNEKGASHIKIFAGGGGVILPVEIEELHAYGIEKVYSPDDGRAMGLQGMINDLVKRSDFPIGNVLNGEANHLENKNPREIARVISAAENFPEIAKETLDKIHKENETSKIPVLGITGTGGAGKSSLVDELVRRFLIDFPEKTIGLISVDPSKRKTGGALLGDRIRMNAINNSRVYMRSLATRQSNLALSKYVAEAIQVLKAAKYDLIVLETSGIGQSDTEIMDHSDVSLYVMTPEFGAATQLEKIDMLDFADLVALNKFDKRGALDAIRDVKKQYQRNHNLWDVNPDEMPVFGTIASQFNDPGMNTLYKSIMDKIVEKTESDLKSTFEITREMSEKIFVIPPHRTRYLSEIAENNRKYDETVLTQVEVAQKLYGIFKTIESVQGNFPQIDKAGIIEESLQINDSNKEFVSLLVKEFDRVKMNLDPFNWLIIQTWDEKVNKYKNPIYSFKVRDKEIKIQTHTESLSHSQIPKIALPKYQAWGDILRWNLQENVPGEFPFASGLYPFKREGEDPTRMFAGEGGPERTNRRFHYVSLGMPAKRLSTAFDSVTLYGNDPDHRPDIYGKIGNAGVSICCLDDAKKLYSGFDLSHPATSVSMTINGPAPMLLGFFMNAAIDQNCEKYIKENELEAEVEAKIKAIYAAKGTERPTYNGALPEGNDGLGLMLLGVTGDQVLPADVYNDIKIKTLAQVRGTVQADILKEDQAQNTCIFSTEFALRLMGDVQEYFIKENVRNFYSVSISGYHIAEAGANPITQLAFTLANGFTYVEYYLSRGMNINDFGPNLSFFFSNGIDPEYAVIGRVARKIWAKALKLKYGANERAQMLKYHIQTSGRSLHAQEIDFNDIRTTLQALYAIYDNCNSLHTNAYDEAITTPTEESVRRAMAIQLIINKELGLAKNENPIQGSFIIEELTDLVEEAVLTEFDRITERGGVLGAMETMYQRSKIQEESLYYETLKHTGEFPIIGVNTFLSSKGSPTVIPAEVIRATEEEKLFQIKTLENLHKGNADKVKEQINLLQEAAIKNQNIFELLMDATKYCTLGQITSGLFEVGGQYRRNM, encoded by the coding sequence ATGGAACAACAACAACCTTATATTCCTAATAATAAAGTAAGAATTGTTACTGCCGCTTCTCTCTTTGACGGACATGATGCAGCTATTAATATAATGAGAAGAATTATTCAATCTACTGGTTGTGAAGTAATTCATCTAGGACACGATAGAAGCGTAGAAGAAGTAGTAAATACAGCAATTCAAGAAGATGCGAATGCCATTGCAATGACTTCTTATCAAGGAGGGCATACAGAATATTTAAAATATATGTTTGATTTGCTTAACGAAAAAGGAGCAAGCCATATTAAAATATTCGCAGGTGGTGGAGGAGTAATTCTTCCTGTAGAAATTGAAGAACTACATGCTTATGGAATAGAAAAAGTATATTCTCCAGATGATGGCCGTGCAATGGGACTTCAAGGAATGATTAATGATTTAGTAAAACGTTCTGATTTTCCTATTGGAAATGTATTAAATGGAGAAGCAAATCATTTAGAAAATAAAAATCCAAGAGAAATTGCACGTGTTATTTCAGCAGCCGAAAATTTCCCAGAAATAGCAAAAGAAACACTAGATAAAATACACAAAGAAAACGAAACCTCTAAAATACCAGTTCTTGGAATCACAGGAACAGGTGGAGCAGGAAAATCATCTTTAGTAGATGAATTAGTACGTCGTTTTTTAATCGATTTTCCAGAGAAAACAATCGGATTAATTTCAGTCGATCCTTCAAAACGTAAAACAGGAGGAGCACTTTTAGGAGATAGAATTCGTATGAATGCCATTAACAACTCTAGAGTGTACATGCGTTCGTTGGCTACACGTCAATCTAACTTAGCTTTATCAAAATATGTAGCGGAAGCCATTCAAGTATTAAAAGCAGCTAAATATGATTTAATTGTATTAGAAACTTCTGGAATTGGTCAATCGGATACTGAAATTATGGATCATTCTGATGTTTCTTTATATGTAATGACACCAGAATTTGGTGCAGCAACGCAATTAGAGAAAATCGACATGTTAGATTTTGCCGATTTAGTAGCGTTAAACAAATTTGACAAACGAGGAGCTTTAGATGCTATTCGCGATGTGAAAAAACAATACCAACGCAATCACAATCTTTGGGATGTAAATCCAGATGAAATGCCTGTTTTCGGAACTATTGCTTCGCAATTCAACGATCCAGGAATGAATACGTTGTACAAATCTATAATGGACAAAATTGTAGAAAAAACAGAATCAGATTTAAAGTCTACATTTGAAATTACACGTGAAATGAGTGAAAAAATCTTTGTGATTCCACCTCATAGAACACGTTACTTATCTGAAATTGCAGAAAACAATCGTAAATATGACGAAACCGTTTTAACGCAAGTTGAAGTTGCTCAAAAATTATACGGAATTTTCAAAACAATTGAATCAGTTCAAGGAAACTTTCCTCAAATTGATAAAGCTGGAATCATTGAAGAATCCTTGCAAATTAATGATTCAAACAAAGAATTCGTTTCATTATTAGTAAAAGAATTTGACCGAGTAAAAATGAACTTAGATCCATTCAATTGGTTAATCATTCAAACTTGGGACGAAAAAGTAAACAAATACAAGAATCCAATTTACAGCTTTAAAGTTCGTGATAAGGAGATAAAAATTCAAACCCATACAGAATCACTTTCACATTCACAAATTCCTAAAATTGCCTTACCAAAGTATCAAGCTTGGGGTGATATTTTACGTTGGAATTTACAAGAAAATGTACCAGGAGAATTCCCTTTTGCATCAGGATTGTATCCATTTAAGCGTGAAGGAGAAGATCCAACACGTATGTTTGCAGGAGAAGGAGGTCCAGAAAGAACAAACAGACGTTTTCACTATGTTTCATTAGGAATGCCAGCAAAACGTTTATCAACAGCATTTGATTCTGTTACCTTATACGGAAACGATCCAGATCATAGACCCGATATCTATGGTAAAATTGGAAATGCAGGAGTTTCAATCTGCTGTTTAGATGATGCTAAGAAATTATATTCTGGTTTCGATTTAAGTCATCCAGCCACTTCGGTTTCCATGACGATTAATGGACCAGCACCTATGTTGCTTGGTTTCTTTATGAATGCTGCAATTGATCAAAACTGTGAAAAATATATTAAAGAAAATGAATTAGAAGCTGAGGTTGAAGCAAAAATCAAAGCAATCTATGCAGCAAAAGGTACAGAAAGACCAACCTATAACGGAGCTTTACCAGAAGGGAACGATGGTTTAGGATTAATGTTGTTAGGCGTTACAGGTGATCAAGTATTACCAGCTGATGTATATAATGATATTAAAATAAAAACATTAGCACAAGTTCGTGGAACAGTTCAGGCCGATATTCTAAAAGAAGATCAAGCGCAAAATACTTGTATTTTTTCTACTGAATTTGCTTTGCGTTTAATGGGAGATGTTCAAGAATATTTTATTAAAGAAAATGTTCGTAATTTCTATTCGGTTTCCATTTCAGGATATCACATTGCAGAAGCAGGAGCAAACCCTATTACACAATTGGCTTTTACTTTAGCAAATGGTTTCACTTACGTGGAATATTACTTAAGTAGAGGAATGAACATCAACGATTTCGGGCCTAATTTATCGTTCTTTTTCTCAAACGGAATTGATCCAGAATATGCAGTAATTGGTCGTGTAGCACGTAAAATTTGGGCAAAAGCCTTAAAATTAAAATATGGAGCCAATGAAAGAGCGCAAATGTTGAAATACCATATTCAAACATCAGGACGTTCTTTACATGCACAAGAAATTGACTTTAATGATATTCGTACAACATTACAAGCTTTATATGCCATTTACGATAACTGTAATTCTTTACATACAAATGCGTATGACGAAGCAATTACAACACCAACAGAAGAATCGGTACGTAGAGCAATGGCAATTCAGTTGATTATCAATAAAGAATTAGGATTAGCGAAAAACGAAAACCCAATTCAAGGTTCATTTATTATTGAAGAATTAACCGATTTAGTAGAAGAAGCAGTTTTAACAGAATTTGACAGAATTACAGAAAGAGGAGGCGTTCTTGGAGCAATGGAAACCATGTATCAAAGAAGTAAAATTCAAGAAGAATCATTGTATTATGAGACGTTGAAGCATACAGGTGAATTCCCAATCATTGGTGTGAATACTTTCTTAAGTTCTAAAGGTTCACCAACAGTTATTCCAGCAGAAGTAATTCGTGCAACAGAAGAAGAAAAGTTGTTCCAAATAAAAACATTAGAAAATCTTCACAAAGGAAATGCCGATAAAGTAAAAGAACAAATTAACTTATTGCAAGAAGCAGCTATTAAAAATCAAAATATTTTTGAATTATTAATGGATGCTACTAAATACTGTACGCTAGGTCAAATTACTTCAGGATTATTTGAAGTAGGAGGACAGTATAGACGAAATATGTAG
- a CDS encoding sensor histidine kinase: protein MESEIHFQSELIKTRVEIKDQTLSEISKELHDNIGQIISVAIMQVNLYLKNEEKVTKADLNELKNVLAKSLDEIRILSRIINKDNLINTNFIESIKNDFDRIKKLKNIECVFNHDETFPKINVEHELILYRIFQEAIHNSLKHSLSKKIEIDVTCEKKKLLIRLKDYGIGFDLNKTSKGLGLNNIKFRAKLIGATVSIESNNNGTILLLEYLLNKKNEN from the coding sequence ATGGAGTCTGAAATTCATTTTCAATCTGAATTAATTAAAACTAGAGTTGAAATAAAAGATCAAACATTATCAGAAATAAGTAAAGAATTACATGATAATATAGGTCAAATAATATCTGTTGCAATAATGCAAGTGAATTTGTATTTAAAAAATGAAGAGAAGGTTACAAAAGCAGATTTAAATGAATTAAAGAATGTCTTAGCCAAGTCATTAGATGAAATTCGAATATTATCGAGAATAATTAACAAAGACAATTTAATAAATACTAACTTTATAGAGTCTATAAAAAATGACTTTGATAGAATTAAAAAGTTAAAAAATATAGAATGTGTTTTTAATCACGATGAGACCTTTCCTAAAATTAATGTAGAGCATGAATTAATTCTATATCGTATTTTTCAGGAAGCAATCCATAATAGTTTAAAACATTCATTAAGTAAAAAAATAGAGATTGACGTTACTTGTGAAAAGAAAAAACTATTAATTAGATTAAAAGATTATGGTATTGGGTTTGATTTAAACAAGACAAGTAAAGGTTTAGGCTTAAACAATATAAAGTTTAGAGCTAAACTTATAGGAGCAACTGTTTCAATCGAATCTAATAATAATGGAACAATTTTACTTTTAGAATACCTTTTAAACAAGAAAAATGAAAACTAA
- a CDS encoding ABC transporter substrate-binding protein — translation MRQLIDQLGVNHTFEATPKRIISLVPSQTELLVDLGLEESIVGITKFCIHPYYLKSTKKRIGGTKKVNFDKIKELQPDIIIANKEENTKEIVEELSKICPVWVTDIYTIEDNNKMIQDFGEIFNKRTNAQKWIDKINFAHNDFKNFIKDIPLKKAAYFIWANPYMVAGNNNFINELLRINHFKNIYEDKEGRYPEIELKKMRLEGDPDYVLLSSEPFPFKDEHAFEIGRFSHHAKTIFVDGEMFSWYGSRLVKAFDYFKLLHSKIR, via the coding sequence ATGAGACAATTAATAGATCAACTTGGCGTAAATCATACTTTTGAAGCAACACCAAAACGAATTATTTCATTAGTTCCTTCACAAACAGAACTATTGGTTGATTTAGGATTAGAAGAATCAATTGTAGGAATTACAAAATTTTGTATTCATCCTTATTATTTAAAATCGACTAAAAAAAGAATAGGAGGAACTAAAAAAGTAAATTTTGACAAAATAAAAGAACTTCAACCCGATATCATAATTGCCAATAAAGAAGAAAATACAAAAGAAATAGTTGAAGAATTAAGTAAAATTTGTCCAGTTTGGGTTACAGATATTTACACTATTGAAGACAATAACAAAATGATTCAAGATTTTGGAGAAATTTTCAATAAAAGAACCAACGCTCAAAAATGGATTGATAAAATTAATTTTGCGCACAACGATTTTAAAAACTTCATAAAAGATATACCATTAAAAAAAGCAGCTTATTTCATTTGGGCAAATCCCTATATGGTAGCAGGAAATAATAACTTTATTAATGAATTGTTAAGAATAAATCATTTTAAAAATATATACGAAGATAAAGAAGGTCGCTACCCAGAAATAGAATTGAAAAAAATGAGATTAGAAGGTGATCCAGATTATGTACTATTATCTTCAGAACCATTTCCGTTTAAAGACGAACACGCTTTTGAAATAGGTAGATTCAGTCATCATGCTAAAACTATTTTTGTAGATGGAGAAATGTTCTCTTGGTATGGAAGTAGACTAGTAAAAGCATTTGATTATTTTAAATTACTACATAGTAAAATAAGATAA
- a CDS encoding response regulator transcription factor produces MKTKNKVIIIDDHLLFSQSLKFLINSFEDFIVVNNFENGKDFIDSVVANKMNLDEIDIILLDVNMPILDGLKTMEWIKINHESSKVIALSVNDDEETIIKMMKNGAKGYLLKDTSPQIFEEALNTVSDKGFFFTELVSGLLINRLDNNKNIRLELKDKEIIFIKHACTEKTYKEIADEMCLSPKTIDGYRENLFSKLEIRTRIGLVLYAIKNKIVNIE; encoded by the coding sequence ATGAAAACTAAAAATAAAGTAATAATTATTGACGATCATTTATTATTCTCACAATCTTTAAAATTTTTGATTAATAGTTTTGAAGACTTTATTGTTGTAAATAATTTTGAAAATGGAAAAGATTTTATTGATTCTGTAGTTGCAAATAAGATGAATTTGGATGAAATTGACATTATATTACTTGATGTTAATATGCCAATACTTGATGGACTAAAAACAATGGAATGGATTAAAATTAATCATGAAAGTTCAAAAGTAATTGCTCTTTCTGTAAATGATGATGAGGAAACCATTATAAAAATGATGAAAAATGGAGCTAAAGGATACTTACTAAAAGATACTTCTCCTCAAATATTTGAAGAAGCTCTAAATACTGTTTCAGATAAAGGTTTTTTCTTTACTGAATTAGTTTCTGGACTTCTTATTAATAGATTAGACAATAATAAAAATATAAGATTAGAACTGAAAGATAAAGAAATCATATTCATCAAACATGCTTGTACTGAAAAAACGTATAAAGAAATAGCTGATGAAATGTGTTTAAGCCCTAAAACTATTGATGGTTATAGAGAAAATCTATTTTCAAAATTAGAGATAAGAACTAGAATAGGTTTAGTTTTGTATGCAATAAAAAATAAGATTGTTAATATAGAATAG
- a CDS encoding choice-of-anchor I family protein — translation MKLKITFVLLIFISHLVSAQLSNAGDIAFIGFNADGDDDIAFVTFKDIPANSTIIFCDSEWNGTSFGTDEGDFTWSSGANSIPAGTVISINNISASISPSIGSITVNNAGGISATADAMFAFLGTSPRTVTTLLAAISNSSTGFGDLTNSGLTIGSTAILLPEGTDIANYNGPRTGLAMHDYLTAINTMSNWQTENTGANDSNNGTIPDLPFNSTTFNSTASDISFSTEFSIIDESNAGVDVVITLTNPSTGTTAVDVMVSTVLGTAANGSQYAFTNETVSFPVNSTQQTITIPITNDASFNGDSYFVLELANAVDGTISGISQKTIYILDDEESVPSTSTSLDINYLSSYLVDATGSAEIVAHDPVSQRLFVMNSTASKIEVLDFSNVSAITSIQSIDLSSYGIGGTSVAVKNGIVAATVESVNFANGKVIFMDINGTIGSVVEVGVLPDMITFSPDGTKVLTANEGQPNDDYTIDPEGSISIIDISSGFNAIQQSNVTTLNFNAFDSQLASLKTAGVRIYGVNASVSKDVEPEYITIADDGLTAWVTLQENNALAIINLVTNEITDIIPLGLKDHAISGNELDTSDQFGTIFMSNWPIKGMYMPDAIANYTVNGTTYLVTANEGDSRDYNGLSEETRINSNSYVLDDTVFPDASFYKNNKNLGRLTVTNATGDTDGDGDFDEIHVFGTRSFSIWNASTGALVYDSGSDFEKITAADPVFGSFFNASNDNNNLKNRSDNKGPEPEGITVAEINGATYAFITLERIGGLMTYDITNPMAPTFVSYKNSRSTTGVGGDLGPEGIIYITPENSPNTKGLVIMANEVSATLSIYEITNDVLSNPSFSQEKGFVAYPNPVKNGILHFNQTVTVGVFDSLGRKITEKENTKLLEMNYPKGIYFIKTKEGISQKVVVE, via the coding sequence ATGAAGTTAAAAATTACTTTTGTATTACTAATCTTTATTTCTCATTTAGTTAGTGCTCAACTTTCAAATGCTGGAGATATTGCATTTATAGGTTTTAATGCTGATGGAGATGATGATATTGCATTTGTTACTTTTAAAGATATTCCTGCAAATTCTACGATTATTTTTTGTGATTCTGAATGGAACGGAACTAGCTTTGGAACAGATGAAGGCGATTTTACTTGGTCTTCTGGAGCAAATAGTATTCCTGCTGGAACGGTTATAAGTATTAATAATATTAGTGCTTCTATTTCGCCTTCTATAGGATCTATTACAGTTAATAATGCTGGTGGAATCTCTGCTACAGCAGATGCTATGTTTGCCTTTTTAGGTACTTCTCCAAGAACGGTAACTACACTGTTAGCTGCTATATCTAATTCATCAACTGGTTTTGGTGATTTAACAAATTCTGGATTAACAATTGGTTCAACAGCTATTTTATTACCTGAAGGAACTGATATAGCGAATTATAATGGTCCAAGAACTGGACTTGCAATGCATGACTATCTAACAGCTATAAATACGATGTCTAATTGGCAAACAGAAAATACAGGTGCTAATGATAGTAATAATGGCACAATTCCCGATTTGCCTTTTAATTCAACAACATTTAATTCAACTGCTTCAGATATATCTTTTTCTACGGAGTTTTCAATTATAGATGAAAGTAATGCTGGTGTTGATGTTGTTATTACATTAACGAATCCGTCAACTGGAACAACTGCTGTAGATGTAATGGTTTCAACAGTATTAGGAACAGCTGCAAATGGTTCTCAATATGCATTTACAAATGAAACGGTTTCTTTTCCTGTAAATTCAACACAACAAACAATTACAATTCCGATAACAAATGACGCTTCTTTTAATGGAGATTCTTATTTTGTCCTAGAGTTAGCAAATGCTGTTGATGGAACTATATCTGGTATTTCTCAAAAAACTATCTATATTTTAGATGATGAAGAGTCTGTTCCTTCTACTTCTACTTCTTTAGATATTAACTACTTATCAAGTTATTTAGTTGATGCGACTGGTTCGGCTGAAATTGTTGCTCATGATCCTGTTTCTCAACGATTATTTGTGATGAATTCTACTGCTTCTAAAATTGAGGTTTTAGATTTTTCAAATGTTTCTGCTATTACGTCTATTCAATCAATCGATTTATCAAGTTATGGAATTGGTGGAACTAGTGTTGCAGTAAAAAACGGTATTGTTGCTGCAACTGTTGAAAGTGTCAATTTTGCCAATGGAAAAGTGATTTTCATGGACATTAATGGAACTATTGGTTCTGTAGTAGAAGTGGGTGTTTTACCTGATATGATTACTTTTTCTCCTGATGGGACAAAGGTTTTAACAGCTAATGAAGGACAACCAAATGATGATTATACAATAGATCCAGAAGGAAGTATTTCGATTATTGATATTTCTTCTGGATTCAATGCTATCCAACAATCTAATGTAACGACATTGAATTTTAATGCTTTTGATAGTCAATTAGCTTCTTTAAAAACAGCAGGTGTTAGAATTTATGGTGTTAATGCTTCTGTTTCAAAAGATGTAGAACCTGAATATATTACTATTGCTGATGATGGTTTAACTGCTTGGGTTACTTTACAAGAAAACAATGCTTTGGCTATTATAAATTTAGTAACAAATGAAATTACTGATATCATTCCTCTCGGATTAAAAGATCATGCTATTTCTGGTAATGAATTAGACACTTCCGATCAATTTGGTACTATTTTTATGAGTAACTGGCCAATAAAAGGTATGTATATGCCTGATGCTATTGCAAATTATACTGTAAATGGTACAACGTATTTAGTAACAGCTAATGAAGGTGATTCTAGAGATTATAATGGCTTATCTGAAGAAACAAGAATAAATAGTAATAGTTATGTTTTAGATGATACTGTTTTTCCTGATGCTTCTTTTTATAAAAACAATAAAAATTTAGGTCGATTAACCGTTACTAATGCTACTGGCGATACAGATGGAGATGGTGACTTTGATGAGATTCATGTTTTTGGAACGCGTTCTTTTAGTATTTGGAATGCTTCAACAGGTGCATTAGTCTATGATAGTGGTTCTGATTTTGAAAAAATTACGGCTGCTGATCCTGTTTTTGGTTCTTTTTTCAATGCTAGTAATGATAATAATAACTTGAAAAATAGAAGTGATAATAAAGGTCCTGAACCAGAAGGAATCACAGTTGCTGAAATTAATGGAGCTACTTATGCATTCATCACTTTAGAAAGAATTGGCGGACTTATGACGTATGATATTACAAATCCAATGGCTCCAACATTTGTTTCATACAAAAATAGTAGAAGTACAACTGGTGTTGGTGGTGATCTAGGTCCGGAAGGAATTATTTACATTACTCCTGAAAACAGTCCAAACACTAAAGGATTAGTAATAATGGCAAATGAAGTGAGTGCTACTCTTAGTATTTATGAAATAACAAATGATGTTTTATCTAATCCATCATTTAGTCAAGAAAAAGGTTTTGTAGCTTATCCAAATCCTGTAAAAAATGGAATACTTCATTTTAACCAAACTGTTACTGTAGGTGTATTTGATAGTTTAGGAAGAAAAATAACTGAAAAAGAGAATACAAAATTATTAGAAATGAATTATCCAAAAGGGATATATTTCATTAAAACAAAAGAAGGAATCAGTCAAAAAGTAGTTGTTGAATAA
- a CDS encoding DUF4197 domain-containing protein codes for MKKIVLSVFAFTLFSCAELQQVVDQLPQGTPGLSQLDIANGLKEALDKGIDKQVSKLTATDGFFKNEAVKILLPEELKKVDKGLRDIGLSSLADEGLKVINRAAEDAVKEATPIFVDAVKQMTFNDAKNILMGDNSAATSYLQNSTSTALYGKFNPVIKNSFAKVGADKVWTNIITKYNSIPFVSKVNPDITDYTTNKAMEGVFKMIAVEEQNIRTNFSSRSSDLLKKVFALQDKK; via the coding sequence ATGAAGAAAATTGTATTGAGCGTTTTTGCTTTCACATTATTTAGTTGTGCTGAATTACAACAAGTTGTTGACCAATTACCTCAAGGTACTCCTGGATTAAGTCAATTAGATATTGCTAATGGATTGAAGGAAGCTTTGGACAAAGGAATTGATAAACAAGTATCTAAATTAACAGCTACTGATGGTTTTTTTAAAAATGAAGCGGTTAAAATATTACTTCCTGAGGAATTAAAAAAGGTAGATAAAGGATTGCGTGACATTGGTTTATCTAGCCTAGCAGATGAAGGATTAAAGGTTATTAATAGAGCTGCTGAAGATGCTGTAAAAGAAGCTACTCCTATTTTTGTTGACGCTGTAAAACAAATGACTTTTAATGATGCTAAAAATATTTTAATGGGTGATAATTCTGCGGCAACTAGTTATTTACAAAATTCTACTTCTACTGCTTTGTACGGAAAGTTTAATCCGGTGATTAAAAATTCGTTTGCTAAAGTAGGTGCTGATAAGGTGTGGACTAATATTATTACAAAGTATAATAGTATTCCTTTTGTAAGTAAAGTGAATCCTGATATTACAGATTATACTACTAATAAAGCAATGGAAGGTGTTTTTAAAATGATTGCTGTTGAAGAACAAAATATTAGAACTAATTTTAGCTCAAGAAGCTCTGATTTATTAAAGAAGGTTTTTGCTTTACAGGATAAAAAATAA